GAATCAGCGCCACCGGCGACGGAATCATCAACAACGACGGCCAGGGTCACCTGCTGTTCCTCGCCTGGAGTCCGCAGGGCAGCAACCTTTACGAGGTCAACCAGAGTCGCATTGCTCAAAAAATCAACCCCGTCCACTGGAACTGACCCTCCTCACCCATGACACCTCAAGGAGCCTGCATGAAACGCCTTTCCTCACCCCGCCGTCCCCTGCCCACGCCCCGCGTGCAGGGCTTTACCCTTATCGAACTGCTGGTGGTCATCGCCATCATCGCCATCCTCGCCGCCATCTTCGTCCCCAGCTATGCCGCAGCACAGAAAAGGCCCAATGACGTGGCTGCGCTGCAATGTGGCAAAGCCATCGTGGCGGGGCAGATCACCTATATGGCCGAACACAACGGTGTCCCGGCTGGCAGCCTGGCGCAACTCGGCAATGCAGATGCGGTGGAGCAGTGTCAGAACATCCAGCTGATTCAGGACGGCCCCACCATCACGCAGGGCAGCGCGGGCAACAACAACATCGCGGTGGGCGGCACCAACTATGCCTTCCGGGTGTGGTCGAACAATGGCTCGGCGATTTACGCGTACAACCGTGACGGCAACGTCAAATTCGTCAAGCAGAACTGAGGAGGCGGTATGAAGAACACGCGACGAACGCAGGGCTTTACGTTGATCGAACTGCTGGTGGTGATTGCGATCATTGCGATCCTTGCGGCGATTTTTGTGCCGAGCTATGCCGCCGCGCAGAAGCGCCCAAACGATGTCGCCGCGCTGCAATGCGGAAAGGCGATCGTGGCAGCACAGATCACGTATGAAAGCGAGCACAACGGTCAGGCGGCGAACAGTGTGGCGGCCCTCGCCAATGCCGATGTGACCGAGCAGTGCAGCGGCGTGCAGGTGGGGGAGGACTGGCAGGCGACGGCGGCCGGGCTCGGAACCGGCGGCAGCAATGGCATTGGCGTGGGCGGGTCGAACTACGCCTTTAAGGTGTGGTCGCAGCGCGGCAGTGCCATGTATGTGTACAACCGCGATGCCGGTCCGCATTTCGGCAAGATCAACTGAGCGTCCGATGACGGCCTGCACGCAGGGGAGGTCACACGGCAGCACGCGCCGCACCGGGCGTGCTGCCCGGCGGGTGCGGGGCTTCACGCTGCTGGAGCTGCTGGCCGTCCTGGCAATCATCGGGATACTGGCCGCGGTCCTGATCCCAAATTTGATCGGCTTACGAAAACGCCCACATGACCTGGAAGCGCTGCAATGCGGCAAAGCGATTGTCACAGCCCAGATCACCTATGAAAGCGAGCATCAAGGCGTGGCAGCGGACAGTCTCGACCAGCTCAATACCCGCGACGTCAATGGGGCCTGTCGGAAAGTGCAGGTCGCTGGGCTGAATGAGCTCACGGCCCAGGAGGTCGAGGGCACGAACAATCTCAGCTCGTCTGGGGAAGCCGATGGGATGTACGCCTTCAAGGTGTGGAGTGTGGAGGGGACCGGAATGTTTGTGTATGACCGGTGGACGGGGCGGCGATTTACGAGAGTCGAGTAGGTTTCTTGGAACTCAAAGTAACCTGAGTGCAACAACCAACTCGCGCCCAGGTGCAACGACGTCCACCAACCATTTTCGACTCTACCCAGCGCTGAACGCTGTGCACTGCGGCGGCGTCAGCACGGGCCGTGACGATTCAGCCCGGGCTGAATCGTCACAACTTTTTTACCGCCTACACCAATCAATCCCTATTCGCAGTTAACTATCATTCTTACGCAATCCTCTATATCAACTATAAGATCATGCTCCGTTTCGGAGGAGTCGCTTTTTTCTAAAATTCTCGGTAGATATTCAAGAGCAATTTTCTGAACAGGATCTTGTGATTGCTTAATGAGCGTACCCCGATTTTTAGAACTAGCCACCCCGGAAAATATCTCAAGGGTGCATCCCATCACCCACGCCATTCTCTGCCTCGCTGCTCTGCAAGGGGCCACCCATGACCTGACTCTCTTCCACGCTTCCAAAACGAAGCTCCATCCAGAAACGGCGTTGATCGCCGATGCGGGGTATCAAGGCATCCTACGAGCACACTCGTGTGCTCGTACCCCAACGAAAGCCACCAAAAAGCATCCCTTGACCCCTGCCCAAAAACAGGACAACCAGACCTTATCCCGGCTACGTCTTCCCACCCTCCATGTCATCCGTTGCCTCAAGATCTTTCGATGTCTGTCCAGTGTCTACCGACATCGTCGTCGACGGTTGCAGCTCCGGCTGAGCCTTCTGGCAGGTCTATACAACGCCATGCTCCTCTGCCCGTGACGTTCGCAGGAGGTCGATTGAGGGCCGTACGACGGGCAGCGTCACCGAGCGGCCTCGAGGACAGCGGTAGCGCGCCCTGCAAGTGGCCGAAACCCACTCGCCTCGACTCCCGCGAGCACAAACACCAACGTTTCCGTGACGTACGCCTCCAACGTCCGCCCCGCCGGCGCCCGGCCCCAGATCAGCGCTGCGGCATAGACGCTGCTTGCTGTCAATGTGGCCAGCAACTCCCTGGACATGATTTTCGAATTTGGAGCCTGCTGGCAGTCGCTCAGACTCCTCCGTATGTGGTCACCGAGCCGCTGCTGGACCTGCTGGTTGATCTGCATCTCCATGTCATCGTCGTGAACGTGACACTGGTCATGGACCTGTGCCATGAACAGGCAGGTAGCCGTCAGCAAGCTGCGCAGGCCTTGGGCGTCAAAGGTCAGGGGCCAGGTCACAGTGGTGACCAGCAGGGCGTCCAGGTGCTCCTGGAGAACCTGAGCAAACAAGGTGTATTTGTCCTGGTAGTGAGCGTAAAAGGTTGCGCGGTTGACACCCGCCCGCGCAGTGATGTCCTGAACGGTGAGCGGCGCGAGGCCCTGTTCACTGAGCAGCGTCTGAAAGGCCGCCTGGATTGAGCGCCTGGTGCGCAGAATGCGTGGATCAACGCGCGGGATCGTGTGGGTCATCTTTGCCTGCCTTGAGCTCGCTAAGCAACACATTCGCTGTTTTGTGTCTGGAGTACGCGGCTGAACTGCCGCATGCTGTACACGACAAGTGTGGCCTAAACGATGGCTGTTGTCTATAGGAGACGAGATGAAGAAGTTGATCGTATTCGGAGCATCTGGCGGCACCGGCCGTCACGTCGTCGAGCGGGCTCTGGAAGCAGGGCATGAGGTGACGGCCTTCGTTCGGCAGCCCAGCGCCTTTCCGGCCACACATCCCAGGTTCCGACTGGTGGTCGGAGACGTGCGCCTGCCACAGGACGTCGCTGCTGGCTGTGCTGGACAGGACGCGGTGCTGAGTGCACTCGGACCGAGCCAGAAATTCGAACCGATCTGCGAAGAGGGCACGCGCTCGATCCTCGCAGGAATGCACGCACACGGCTTGAAACGGCTGGTGGCCCTGAGTGCCTACGGCGCGGCGGACACCCACCACGGTGCTTACAGCTGGGTGACATGGACGATGTTGAAGACCAAGATGCAGGACAAAGAGCGGATGGAAACTCTGATCCGGGGCAGTGAGATCGACTGGACGCTTGTTCGCCCCCCGCCCTGACCAACGGACCCTATACGGGAGCGTATTGGAGTGGCCTGAACGTGCCCATTCACCTCACCTCGAGCATCTCGCGGGCGGACGTGGCCGACTTCATGCTCCGTGCGGCCCTGGACGACAGGTACCTGCACGAAGCACCCATTATCACGACCCAGCGGGGGAGAGGGAGCGTGTCATGACAGCGGTCTCATCAGCATCATGGAGCTCCCCCCTGTGGGGCCAGACCGCCCTGGTCACGGGCGCCGCCGGAGGCATGGGCCGGGTGATCGCCACTGACCTGGCCCGGCAGGGGGCCGCCGTGCTGCTGGTCGTTCGCCGCGCAGCGCAGGGGAAGGTCCTGAAACGCGAGATCGCGCAGGCCACCGGGAACCTGGAGGTGGACTTCCTGGTGGCCGACCTGTCGGTTCAGACATCGATCCGGCAACTGGTCACCGCGGTTCGTCAGCGGCATGCGCAGCTCCACATCCTGGTCAACAATGCCGGTGTTCATCTGCAGGAACGGCAGTTGAGTGTAGATGGAATAGAGATGCACTTCGCCGTCAATCATCTGGCCCCCTTCCTGCTCAGCAACCTGCTGCTGGACATGATGAACGTGAGCGCCCCGGCCCGCATCGTGAACGTCAGCTCGCAGACCATAGCCGACACCCGCTCTCTGCCCTTTTTCGGCCGCTCTCGCCCAGCCGTGCTCGACCTGAACGACCTCCAGAGCGCGCGAAACTTCGAGCCGGGAGTGGCGTATGGCCGTTCGAAATTGGCGATGGTCATGTGCGGCTACGTCCTGGCCCGGCGGCTCCAGGGCAGCGGCGTGACCGTGAACGCGCTGCACCCTGGCATCGTGGCCACCGACATCGTAGCTGACGTCGCCCCGCCGCTGGTCCGACCTTTCCTCAGCGTCATCAGGCGGTTTCTCCTGACGCCCGAACAGGGCGCGGCATCAACGGTGCGGCTAGCAAGCTTACCCGAACTGGAGACGGTCACAGGAACGTATTTCGTCCGAGCAAACGAGCAGCGTTCGCCGGAGAGCTCATACGATGTTCTTACGCAGGAGCGGCTTTGGAACGCCAGTGCAGCGCTTGTGGGACTCTCCTGAATTCGGGAAAGTGGCGTCACCCTCCGGTTTGAAAACCGGGGATACACGTGCTCAGTCGCTTTCGATCATCAGCAAACAGGCTGCCCGTTCATCATCAAGTAGCACGACGCCCTGCTCAAAAACAAAAAATGGATCGGCGAGCCCTAAACCCCGATAAGCCTGAGGAGAACGAAACAGGGCAAAGAACCGCGTGGCAAGTTCGGCCGCTTTCACAGGGGAGATCGTATCCGCAAGATGCCCAATGCCAGACCCACCTTTCAATTCGTAGGTCAGGGCCTCGAGCGCATTCTCAACGGTGGATTCGTAGTCGTTAAATTCAGGCGTTCTTTGTTCCAGTGTTGGCGTCCCAATGAGTGGAAAGGGAAAGGCGGCCCGGTAGGCTGCGTTGGCTTCATGGGGTGCCCAGCGGTCATACAGCGCCTTCAGGATCTCATTCTGGGTCATCCTCGCCTGGCGAAGGATCTTGATCGACACGAGGTCAAGTTGATAGTACCCATCCATTCTCGGGTACTGGGCAAGTTCGGCACGGAGTTCTTCAAGAGCAGGATCGTGGATCGGTACCAACACACTTTACTTTAACTGGCGGTCCCTATGAACATACGCTCTGTTGATACCTGCAACCAGCCGGTCACGAGTTACTGCCGTAGAACAACCATGCCAGCAGCCAAGTCAGGGGCTCAGCACAATACCAGTAAGTTAAGGAAGTTGTCGTCGTAGATACCAATGGATACATTTAGCGGACATTCCAAGCAACGTTGGAGAGAATCCTGCAAGAGTCACATTTGAAATCAAAGATGTGCCAGGGGTTTTCGAGCAGCCAATCTTTACGACAAGATGGGCAGAGTCGTTCACGTTCCCGCTTTTTACTGCGTCCGTTATACCGGTATAAATAATAATACGTCGGCACTTTTGTACTGCTAAAAATCCTATCGCAGATTTCAATGCCTTGCTTTGATAGGTTGCTATCGAAGCTCGACAATTCACGCGTAGCTGCTCTCTCAAGAGTCCTACAGTTCATCTGAAGACGATCACACGCCTGATAATCTGATTGCCAGACAATAATGTCATTGTATTCATCATTGGAGCTGGCCGGAATTCTGTACAAAGGCACCGGTTGAAAGCAACTACCACACCGTAATGACGATTCTAATGAAGTATAATTTGTAAACAGAATGTAAGAACTAATCACTTTACAGATACAAGATGATGCACTGCTAATATCCCTCCCTCTTATTTCAACGCGGGGGCGGGCGACACCAACCTCTCCAAGTCCCGCAAGAGCACGTGACACATACCGATTCGCATGAGATTCGTCTAATGAGCTCCTCTCAGGCACCAGAACAGTGACGACGACATCTTTGTTCGAAGTAGAAATAGGCCACTCTCGCCCGCAAACCTGTCCATTCATTCGCAAAGCAGCAATCAAAGTGTTGACTTTGTCGGAAATGACATCAGAATCACCGACACTTGCACCTTCAAAGCAAAGATCAGCAACGTACATAGCACCCCCGCCCTCTTGCGTTTACTTAAGGATCAGAGCAGTTTCGCTGCCTCAGCAGCAAGTTACGAAGTGATGGCTGGCTACGGAGTTTTCTTGGGTCGCTCGACATCTTGATCTTGACCGCCCTTGAGTTCGTCCGTTGTCTTCGCTCCGGCAACAACAGTTGTTCCACGTCATTCGTCAGTTGCTTGAGATGACGCGGCACCCGACCAGAAGCCACGATCCACGCACTCTCCCACAAGTTGCGCATCAACAACAAACACCACCGATACGACAACCGCAACGGACTCACGCCCGACCCCACCGCAATCCTCGTCATCTCATGCCTCACTAGGTTATCGACCACTGCCAGCCCCTACACCTCCTGCTGCACCCGTTCCGCCTTCTGAGAACGAACAGCCTCGAGCCTTTCGAGCGTGTGCGTCTTAACCTCGTCGCACCCGTTCTCCAGCTCTCATCGAGTGTGATAGAGCTCCATCAGTTCCGTTGTGGGGTAAGTGTGAAAGCAAGCGACGTGCCTCGTGCCGCCGCCGCCCGAGCAGGGTCTTCCACTTCCCAGGGCACCGACTGATTGAGCAACGTCCACCCAGGGCGCCCTGTCCTTCTGGCATTTCGCCTCCGGTTGTCCAGCATCGGCGATCTCCCTTGCTTCGTTCTGGTATTCGCGTGCTGGACGGGCTTGAGCAGGCCTCGCTCCTGAGAGGGTCAGGAAGGGGCCTCGAATTGTTTTTGAGGGGTGGAGGTAGGGTCGAAAGCGGCTGTTCAAGTTCGTGAAGGCGGCAAGACAGAGCTTTTGAACTAATTGCCTTTAGTGCCAAAAACCCCCCACCCAAGAGCCGCGACAGCAATCAACCTTTTCCGACCCTACCGGCCAGTTCAGCGTGATCTCAGAAGCCACCTGGGTCTTTGGGGAACGGATGCGCGTGGTCGCCACGAAATCCCCATTAGGGGATCTCGTCATCATCGCCACAGATGTTGGCGTGTGGGAAATATGGAAGCTGTACAAGCTGCGATGGTCGGTGGAATGCACGTTCGGCAGCTCCAAGTCTAGAGGCTTCGACTTGGAGCGCACCGGCATGACGGATCTCAAGCGATTGGAGCGACTCTTTGGTCTGGTGACCCTGGCATGGTTGAACTGTCTTCGGATCGGCGTCTGGAAGCAGCCCGTCAAACCGATCAAGGTGCTGGCCCATCGCCGAAAGGACATGAGCCTAGTGCGCTACGGTTCAGAGCATCTGAGAAACGCCTTACGCTGGGATCCAGGAGGACTGGTCGAACTCTTTGCCCTCCTGATCCTTCCATTCTCGGCGCCAGGAGCGGCTTGCCCCGAAGATGTCCGCTACAGAGCTCATGAACACCAGAAAGTTGGTGCAGCCTTCCCACAACACCAGAGAATCTCGACAAAAAGAATGGCACAGGACGAGGCTTTTTTCACAAACAGTCTTCCCTGCCGCCTCAACATGTGTAAAAACTCTGTGTGAACTGTAACCCAGCGCCGGATTCAACCCAGCTTTCTGACAGAACATATCACGGAAACGCTAACTCCTGTACTGCTGCGGCTGCCAGTGTTGGGATCCTGCGAGATGAAACGTGCAACACGCCTCCAGGAAGCGGGCTGCCCGACGCTGATGTAGTCAGTGGTTCAGTTGGTAGCAATGACCCCCTGGGCCTCCTGCACTTACAGCAACGCAGTTCCAAGTCATGTCTTCACACAAGGGCATCACAGCATCACGGGCATCAGCAGCGATAGGGTCGACGCCTCCGAAGTGCATATCAAGTTCAACTTGCTGCGCACTGAATTTGACGACCACCCACTTCGATCTCAACGCACGCGTTGTCACATCGTGCAGGAAACCTTGAACTTCAGCAGTGTTGGAAAGCTCGCGGACCCATCCAGGTCACCTAGCGTGAGATGTAGGTAGGGTGCTCGCCGACTTCGCATTCAGGCATCCCGACGAGCCGCCTGAGCTCACCAGGCGACCGGGCCGAATCGATCGATCAACCGCCCCGTTCCCTCACTCGCATGCTCGGTCGCCAGTGTCACGATGGCGTCCGTCCCCTCCGTCAAGGTCTGCGGGCCGCTCTGACCATTCAGGTCGGTCGCTGTGTATCCGGGATCCGCTGCGTTGAAACGGATGTCGGGACAGGCCCTGGCGTACTGAGTTGTCAGCATCGTGACTGCCGCTTTGGAGGCTGTGTAGAGTGGCGCGATGACCTTCGACTCGGTGCGTTCCGGATCGTGCGTCACTGCGAAGGAGCCCATTCCGCTGCTGACATTCACGACCACTGGGTCGCTGGAACCCCGCAGCAGTGGCAGGAAGGCGTGCGTTACGCGGACGATCCCAGCC
The Deinococcus sp. KNUC1210 genome window above contains:
- a CDS encoding prepilin-type N-terminal cleavage/methylation domain-containing protein; protein product: MKRLSSPRRPLPTPRVQGFTLIELLVVIAIIAILAAIFVPSYAAAQKRPNDVAALQCGKAIVAGQITYMAEHNGVPAGSLAQLGNADAVEQCQNIQLIQDGPTITQGSAGNNNIAVGGTNYAFRVWSNNGSAIYAYNRDGNVKFVKQN
- a CDS encoding prepilin-type N-terminal cleavage/methylation domain-containing protein, which translates into the protein MKNTRRTQGFTLIELLVVIAIIAILAAIFVPSYAAAQKRPNDVAALQCGKAIVAAQITYESEHNGQAANSVAALANADVTEQCSGVQVGEDWQATAAGLGTGGSNGIGVGGSNYAFKVWSQRGSAMYVYNRDAGPHFGKIN
- a CDS encoding SDR family oxidoreductase, which translates into the protein MTAVSSASWSSPLWGQTALVTGAAGGMGRVIATDLARQGAAVLLVVRRAAQGKVLKREIAQATGNLEVDFLVADLSVQTSIRQLVTAVRQRHAQLHILVNNAGVHLQERQLSVDGIEMHFAVNHLAPFLLSNLLLDMMNVSAPARIVNVSSQTIADTRSLPFFGRSRPAVLDLNDLQSARNFEPGVAYGRSKLAMVMCGYVLARRLQGSGVTVNALHPGIVATDIVADVAPPLVRPFLSVIRRFLLTPEQGAASTVRLASLPELETVTGTYFVRANEQRSPESSYDVLTQERLWNASAALVGLS
- a CDS encoding type II secretion system protein, producing MTACTQGRSHGSTRRTGRAARRVRGFTLLELLAVLAIIGILAAVLIPNLIGLRKRPHDLEALQCGKAIVTAQITYESEHQGVAADSLDQLNTRDVNGACRKVQVAGLNELTAQEVEGTNNLSSSGEADGMYAFKVWSVEGTGMFVYDRWTGRRFTRVE
- a CDS encoding TetR/AcrR family transcriptional regulator; translated protein: MTHTIPRVDPRILRTRRSIQAAFQTLLSEQGLAPLTVQDITARAGVNRATFYAHYQDKYTLFAQVLQEHLDALLVTTVTWPLTFDAQGLRSLLTATCLFMAQVHDQCHVHDDDMEMQINQQVQQRLGDHIRRSLSDCQQAPNSKIMSRELLATLTASSVYAAALIWGRAPAGRTLEAYVTETLVFVLAGVEASGFRPLAGRATAVLEAAR
- a CDS encoding NAD(P)-dependent oxidoreductase, producing MKKLIVFGASGGTGRHVVERALEAGHEVTAFVRQPSAFPATHPRFRLVVGDVRLPQDVAAGCAGQDAVLSALGPSQKFEPICEEGTRSILAGMHAHGLKRLVALSAYGAADTHHGAYSWVTWTMLKTKMQDKERMETLIRGSEIDWTLVRPPP
- a CDS encoding Zn-ribbon-containing protein — encoded protein: MYVADLCFEGASVGDSDVISDKVNTLIAALRMNGQVCGREWPISTSNKDVVVTVLVPERSSLDESHANRYVSRALAGLGEVGVARPRVEIRGRDISSASSCICKVISSYILFTNYTSLESSLRCGSCFQPVPLYRIPASSNDEYNDIIVWQSDYQACDRLQMNCRTLERAATRELSSFDSNLSKQGIEICDRIFSSTKVPTYYYLYRYNGRSKKRERERLCPSCRKDWLLENPWHIFDFKCDSCRILSNVAWNVR
- a CDS encoding transposase; this translates as MRVVATKSPLGDLVIIATDVGVWEIWKLYKLRWSVECTFGSSKSRGFDLERTGMTDLKRLERLFGLVTLAWLNCLRIGVWKQPVKPIKVLAHRRKDMSLVRYGSEHLRNALRWDPGGLVELFALLILPFSAPGAACPEDVRYRAHEHQKVGAAFPQHQRISTKRMAQDEAFFTNSLPCRLNMCKNSV
- a CDS encoding SDR family NAD(P)-dependent oxidoreductase, which gives rise to MTITFITGANKGLGFETARRLSALGHTILLGARDAERGQAAAEQLGARFVPIDVADDASVMRAAADVAAHEGSIDVLINNAGIIGPSVSAEALTGLQAMDVFGTNVAGIVRVTHAFLPLLRGSSDPVVVNVSSGMGSFAVTHDPERTESKVIAPLYTASKAAVTMLTTQYARACPDIRFNAADPGYTATDLNGQSGPQTLTEGTDAIVTLATEHASEGTGRLIDRFGPVAW
- a CDS encoding transposase family protein, translating into MSVPRFLELATPENISRVHPITHAILCLAALQGATHDLTLFHASKTKLHPETALIADAGYQGILRAHSCARTPTKATKKHPLTPAQKQDNQTLSRLRLPTLHVIRCLKIFRCLSSVYRHRRRRLQLRLSLLAGLYNAMLLCP